Proteins encoded by one window of Aspergillus puulaauensis MK2 DNA, chromosome 4, nearly complete sequence:
- a CDS encoding OSBP family protein (BUSCO:EOG09262VQQ;~COG:T;~EggNog:ENOG410PH63;~InterPro:IPR037239,IPR000648,IPR018494;~PFAM:PF01237;~go_function: GO:0008289 - lipid binding [Evidence IEA]): protein MPKLPVAHIRRRSSLVSNRSSLDEPKSDTVSGDDEVVEPDQGNVLSHIISQLRPGADLSRVVLPTFILEPRSMLERITNFMAHPETLLPMPTNDDPLERFVSVVRFYLSGWHIKPPGVKKPLNPVLGETYTCSWEYPDGTHGYYISEQTSHHPPKSSYFFMAPEHHIRIDGTLKPRSKFLGNSAASMMEGIAILRFLNRGEDKQRGERYILTQPNMYARGILFGKMKYELGDHSFVRCPENNLVADIEFKTKGYFSGTYNAIGGTIKNEKTGEVLYEISGFWNGEMHIKSVHSHDKEGLFNAKKSKPTFPTTRPIEQQGERESQRLWQSTVKAIISSNHEAATDEKTRIEDRQREEAAKRAEQGVEWQPRLFRAIDSGPGGSEEGEEGLDWIINAHVDSQDVEKAKAEILAIAPILDGQTWDSFAIPEYKTGAMNGAGNSENQPENTKPEATPEANPDKNTESRDETVEGKDLKTSEVGDAGEGSKP, encoded by the exons ATGCCCAAGCTCCCCGTTGCGCATATCCGCCGTCGGTCGTCCCTCGTCA GTAACCGTTCATCGCTCGATGAACCAAAGTCTGATACCGTCAGCGGTGACGACGAGGTCGTCGAACCCGATCAAGGCAATG TCCTCAGCCACATCATTTCGCAGCTCCGACCAGGAGCGGACCTGAGTCGGGTTGTATTACCCACCTTTATCCTTGAGCCCAGGTCCATGCTGGAGCGAATTACGAA TTTCATGGCGCACCCCGAAACCCTACTTCCGATGCCGACGAACGATGACCCCCTCGAGCGATTCGTATCCGTTGTCAGGTTTTATCTGAGTGGGTGGCATATCAAACCCCC AGGAGTTAAGAAGCCTTTGAACCCTGTCCTCGGTGAAACGTACACTTGCTCCTGGGAATACCCTGACGGCACCCACGGTTATTATATCTCCGAACAGACCTCCCATCATCCGCCCAAATCCAGCTATTTCTTTATGGCGCCGGAACACCATATCCGAATCGACGGCACGCTCAAGCCGCGAAGCAAATTTCTCGGTAACTCTGCCGCAAGTATGATGGAGGGAATCGCCATTTTACGATTCTTGAACCGTGGTGAAGACAAGCAACGAGGGGAACGATA CATCCTGACGCAACCGAACATGTATGCCCGGGGTATCCTATTCGGCAAAATGAAGTACGAACTTGGAGATCACAGCTTCGTGAGGTGTCCTGAGAATAATCTAGTCGCCGACATTGAATTCAAAACCAAGGGCTACTTCTCTGGCACCTACAACGCCATCGGAGGAACGATTAAGAATGAAAAGACGGGGGAAGTACTCTATGAAATCTCTGGTTTCTGGAACGGCGAGATGCATATTAAGAGTGTTCAC TCCCATGATAAGGAAGGTCTTTTCAACGCTAAAAAGTCCAAGCCGACATTCCCCACGACCCGCCCCATCGAACAACAAGGCGAGCGCGAGTCCCAGCGATTATGGCAGAGTACCGTGAAGGCCATCATTTCTTCAAACCACGAGGCAGCCACAGACGAAAAGACACGGATAGAAGACCGTCAACGAGAGGAGGCGGCGAAGCGAGCTGAACAGGGTGTTGAATGGCAACCTCGACTCTTCCGGGCCATCGATAGCGGGCCAGGCGGATcagaagagggcgaggaaggtCTCGATTGGATTATCAATGCCCATGT AGACTCCCAGGACGTCGAAAAAGCAAAGGCAGAAATCCTAGCTATTGCTCCGATACTTGATGGTCAAACGTGGGACAGCTTTGCGATTCCAGAATACAAAACCGGTGCGATGAACGGTGCAGGCAACTCGGAGAACCAACCAGAAAACACGAAACCAGAAGCCACGCCAGAAGCAAATCCGGATAAAAACACCGAGAGCAGGGATGAGACCGTGGAGGGAAAAGATTTAAAGACGTCAGAGGTCGGAGATGCCGGGGAGGGCTCCAAGCCTTGA
- the hosA gene encoding histone deacetylase HOS2 (COG:B;~EggNog:ENOG410PGMA;~InterPro:IPR037138,IPR023696,IPR003084,IPR023801, IPR000286;~PFAM:PF00850;~go_function: GO:0004407 - histone deacetylase activity [Evidence IEA];~go_process: GO:0016575 - histone deacetylation [Evidence IEA]), whose amino-acid sequence MLNKRWAHLLPVIWGSPQLHSSQFQSLIIELAYLHPPPTRFQVCYPEKSTLMPRSAIVQEYNPTPTLSVDRKSAQHQHEGIVARPPGYRVSWHANPAVELHHFGQSHPMKPWRLTLTKQLVLAYGMHHAMDLYHSRAATAEELNDFHSSDYLHFLQTVSPGEINEAKMSENIVRFNFGDDCPIFDGLFQYCSLYAGASIDAARKLCNNQADIAINWSGGLHHAKKAEASGFCYVNDIVLAVLQLLRVHPRVMYIDIDVHHGDGVEQAFWSSDRVLTVSFHKYDKENFFPGTGPLDSTGPTHPLNPGAHHAVNVPLHDGIDDESYVQLFREVIGTCVESYRPSAIVLQCGADSLGCDRLGCFNLNVAAHGACVAFTKTFKLPLLVVGGGGYTPRNVSRAWAHETSILVDAEEKIDPVIPNNVAFRNHFGPDFSLFPPLSEMRKLENKNSRAYLQTIVQTIREQLRYLQAAPSVQMSVIPPDLLGLREDTEKEIEEEIAKLEEEREEQGDGGKSSRRRDAEKGAGLHGELYS is encoded by the coding sequence ATGCTGAATAAGCGGTGGGCCCATCTTCTGCCTGTGATTTGGGGATCGCCTCAGCTTCATTCTTCACAATTCCAGTCTTTGATCATCGAACTTGCCTATCTCCACCCACCGCCAACTCGTTTTCAAGTCTGCTATCCCGAAAAGTCCACTCTCATGCCCCGGTCCGCCATTGTACAAGAGTACAACCCCACTCCTACGCTCTCGGTCGATCGCAAATCcgcccaacaccaacatgaAGGCATCGTCGCGCGACCACCGGGCTACCGAGTGTCCTGGCACGCAAACCCAGCGGTAGAACTGCACCACTTCGGCCAGTCACATCCTATGAAGCCATGGCGACTCACCCTCACTAAACAGCTGGTGCTCGCATACGGCATGCATCATGCAATGGACCTGTACCACTCGCGCGCCGCGACAGCAGAGGAACTGAACGATTTCCATTCGTCCGACTACCTTCATTTCCTTCAGACAGTTAGCCCAGGGGAAATAAACGAAGCAAAAATGAGCGAGAACATCGTACGCTTCAATTTCGGTGATGACTGTCCCATCTTCGACGGTTTATTCCAATACTGTTCACTCTACGCCGGAGCCTCCATCGACGCCGCCCGCAAGCTCTGCAACAACCAAGCCGACATAGCAATCAACTGGTCCGGTGGCCTGCACCACGCCAAAAAGGCCGAAGCCAGCGGGTTCTGCTACGTTAACGATATTGTCCTCGCCGTCCTACAGCTCCTCCGCGTACATCCGCGTGTGATGTACATCGACATTGATGTCCACCACGGTGATGGCGTCGAACAAGCCTTTTGGTCCTCCGACCGGGTCCTCACAGTCTCATTTCACAAGTACGACAAGGAGAATTTCTTTCCAGGCACGGGACCCCTCGATAGTACAGGTCCAACCCACCCCCTCAACCCAGGCGCCCACCACGCCGTCAACGTGCCCCTCCACGATGGCATCGACGACGAGTCATACGTCCAGCTCTTCCGCGAAGTCATCGGCACCTGCGTGGAATCATATCGTCCCTCCGCGATCGTCCTTCAATGCGGCGCCGACTCCCTAGGCTGCGATAGACTCGGCTGCTTCAACCTCAACGTCGCAGCCCACGGAGCCTGCGTCGCCTTCACAAAGACTTTCAAACTAcccctcctcgtcgttggcggcggaggctACACGCCCCGCAACGTTTCCCGGGCATGGGCGCACGAAACCTCCATTCTCGTCGACGCCGAGGAAAAAATCGACCCCGTTATCCCGAACAACGTCGCATTCCGGAACCACTTCGGCCCCGATTTTTCGCTCTTCCCGCCGCTTTCGGAGATGCGCAAGCTCGAGAATAAGAACTCGCGCGCTTACCTACAGACTATTGTGCAGACAATCCGCGAGCAGCTGAGATATCTCCAAGCGGCGCCGAGCGTGCAAATGTCTGTCATCCCACCGGATTTGCTGGGGCTTAGAGAGGACACAGAGAAAGAGAttgaggaggaaattgctaagttagaagaggaaagggaggaaCAGGGGGATGGTGGGAAGAGTTCAAGACGAAGGGATGCGGAGAAGGGGGCTGGGCTGCACGGGGAGTTATATTCTTGA
- a CDS encoding isocitrate lyase/PEP mutase family protein (COG:C;~EggNog:ENOG410QDJN;~InterPro:IPR039556,IPR018523,IPR015813,IPR040442;~PFAM:PF13714;~go_function: GO:0003824 - catalytic activity [Evidence IEA]), translated as MNTAASKLRQALQDPNAFITAPGVYDGLSARIALNVGFDALYMTGAGTAASVHGQADLGICTLNDMRANAEMISNLSPSTPVISDADTGYGGPIMVARTTEQYARAGVAGFHLEDQVQTKRCGHLGGKILVDSDTYVTRIRAAVQSRKRIGSDIVIIARTDALQVNGYEDSLARLRAARDAGADAGFLEGISSIEMARQVVADLAPWPLLLNMVEHGSTPSITAAQAREIGFRMIIFPFAALGPACTAIREGMEKLKRDGIPGLDKELTPQMLFRVCGLDESVKVDAAAGGAAFNSGVDLK; from the exons ATGAACACCGCCGCCTCAAAGCTCCGCCAGGCCCTCCAGGACCCTAACGCTTTCATAACCGCCCCTGGTGTCTACGACGGTCTATCGGCCCGTATAGCCCTCAATGTCGGGTTTGACGCTCTCTACATG ACTGGCGCCGGTACCGCCGCCTCCGTCCATGGTCAAGCAGACCTAGGAATCTGCACGCTCAATGATATGCGAGCGAACGCTGAAATGATCAGCAACCTCTCGCCATCAACTCCAGTGATATCAGATGCCGACACTGGATATGGCGGTCCAATCATGGTCGCCCGTACCACAGAACAGTACGCCCGCGCAGGCGTAGCAGGATTCCACCTCGAAGACCAGGTACAAACAAAGCGATGTGGGCACCTCGGCGGGAAGATTCTAGTGGACAGTGATACATATGTCACTCGAATCCGGGCTGCTGTGCAATCCCGCAAGCGCATTGGAAGCGATATCGTGATCATCGCACGCACAGATGCCCTTCAGGTAAACGGCTACGAAGACAGTCTCGCGCGGCTGCGGGCGGCTCGCGACGCTGGTGCAGATGCCGGTTTCCTCGAGGGAATTTCCTCCATCGAAATGGCGCGTCAGGTGGTAGCTGACCTCGCGCCTTGGCCGTTGCTTCTAAACATGGTGGAGCATGGCTCTACCCCGTCCATTACTGCTGCTCAGGCACGCGAGATCGGGTTCCGAATGATCATTTTCCCTTTTGCCGCGCTAGGCCCCGCTTGTACAGCCATCCGGGAGGGGATGGAGAAACTCAAGCGCGATGGTATACCGGGATTAGACAAGGAGTTGACGCCGCAGATGCTGTTCCGGGTGTGCGGGTTAGATGAGAGTGTTAAGGTGGATGCGGCCGCGGGCGGGGCTGCTTTCAATAGCGGAGTAGACCTCAAGTAG
- the aspf4 gene encoding allergen Asp F4 (COG:S;~EggNog:ENOG410PRRT;~InterPro:IPR038903;~SECRETED:SignalP(1-24);~go_component: GO:0005576 - extracellular region [Evidence IEA];~go_function: GO:0019863 - IgE binding [Evidence IEA]), which yields MQLKNSMLLLAAMTAGSAIARSHGHDRRHAAHRAREEKREVGDVVTATINGKIATWANEYDGGGADTATATTDADAAAATAETTTTTAADAAATTTETSDDVPEVSSVASAPGHCSNWHDKSDEYSREGFGLSTLSNGLQYIDYIGNIGNPWGSNIIEVEADKACKYQNVAKFEGSESDPWTIIFWNNYGPSRKMDGWYGHAALKLSLEPGDTKYVAFDDDSQGGWSAAKGETIPVDASGGYSATWGEFDFDSDKNKGWSGFDVSCIQAQNAKQEVQGMKICEHGGEQCSYVTKLAKKVKDAYTSAETGFDGIGGKVQNKPVRLVVNVDYDE from the coding sequence ATGCAACTCAAGAACTCTATGCTCCTGCTGGCGGCCATGACGGCTGGCTCAGCCATTGCACGCTCGCACGGCCACGATCGCCGTCATGCCGCTCACCGCGCACGCGAGGAGAAGCGTGAAGTCGGTGATGTTGTCACCGCTACGATTAACGGAAAGATTGCCACCTGGGCCAACGAGTACGATGGCGGTGGTGCCGATACTGCCACCGCTACCACAGACGCTGATGCCGCTGCCGCTACTGCtgagaccaccaccaccaccgctgcCGACGCCGCCGCTACTACTACCGAGACTTCTGACGACGTCCCCGAGGTTTCAAGCGTTGCATCGGCCCCCGGCCATTGCAGCAACTGGCACGACAAGTCTGACGAGTACTCCCGTGAGGGATTCGGTCTATCCACCCTGTCCAACGGCCTCCAGTACATCGACTACATCGGAAACATTGGTAACCCCTGGGGTAGCAACATCATTGAGGTCGAAGCCGACAAGGCCTGCAAGTACCAGAACGTCGCCAAATTCGAGGGCAGTGAGAGTGACCCCTGGACCATTATCTTCTGGAACAACTACGGCCCCAGTCGTAAGATGGACGGCTGGTACGGACATGCTGCTCTCAAACTCTCTCTTGAACCCGGTGACACCAAGTACGTGGCCTTCGACGATGACTCCCAGGGTGGATGGAGTGCCGCTAAGGGTGAAACCATTCCTGTCGATGCAAGTGGTGGTTACTCCGCCACTTGGGGTGAATTTGACTTTGACAGTGACAAAAACAAGGGCTGGTCTGGCTTTGATGTCTCGTGTATCCAGGCTCAGAACGCCAAGCAGGAAGTCCAGGGCATGAAGATCTGCGAACATGGGGGCGAGCAGTGCTCTTACGTTACCAAGCTCGccaagaaggtgaaggacgCCTACACCTCCGCCGAAACCGGCTTCGATGGCATCGGTGGCAAGGTGCAAAACAAGCCCGTCCGTCTCGTCGTCAACGTCGACTACGATGAATAA
- a CDS encoding glutathione S-transferase family protein (COG:U;~EggNog:ENOG410PR82;~InterPro:IPR033468,IPR019564;~PFAM:PF10568,PF17171;~go_component: GO:0001401 - SAM complex [Evidence IEA]) produces MVLELHVWGPAFSLPSIDAQCLATIAYFSLTVPKDSWVLVASSDPTVSPTQELPALKNGSTWVSRFRNIVDYLRQYSSGAWDLDRGLSVLNRADSVAFSSFVESHAQAFIDLSLYVTSQNYYNNTSPAYGAILQWPNQWILPPQLHTTAKTRTEPLGLSSLDLEATEEQRKRDHSADVAAGRIPQNFIRRPRETVSNLLGKTTRKHQFRLEALTGELFEPLEAMLDDKEYLLSGGGPSSLDCLAVGYLSLALVPDLPLPWLRDSMQRKAPRLSQYVERTRRELYGIVDVSDAFKSGAGSSLPWQAPERISIGSIGTSLLTSLADSTPILKEIRMNNRLRETAESSESGLSDVESKSLSAYASGQRKDTLLSVATVIGGVAALIGYMVHIGAISAPEPQQHQEHEEERGETPGPMNANQFLGLGGMNATA; encoded by the exons ATGGTCCTTGAGCTCCATGTCTGGGGCCCCGCGTTCTCACTGCCCTCTATCGATGCGCAATGCCTCGCAACAATTGCCTATTTTTCCCTGACCGTCCCCAAGGACTCATGGGTTCTTGTCGCAAGTAGCGATCCAACCGTCTCTCCTACAC AAGAGCTCCCCGCTCTAAAGAATGGCTCAACTTGGGTGAGCCGGTTCCGCAATATCGTGGATTACCTCCGGCAATACTCAAGTGGCGCATGGGATTTAGATCGCGGTCTGAGCGTGCTCAACAGAGCAGATAGCGTTGC cttctcctccttcgtgGAATCCCACGCCCAAGCCTTTATTGACCTATCCCTCTACGTTACCAGTCAGAACTACTACAATAACACGTCTCCAGCGTATGGAGCGATTCTCCAATGGCCGAACCAATGGATCCTGCCCCCGCAGCTGCACACCACGGCAAAAACTCGGACTGAGCCGTTGGGCTTATCTTCGCTTGACCTAGAAGCGACGGAGGAACAACGCAAACGAGACCACTCGGCCGATGTGGCAGCCGGCCGCATCCCACAGAACTTCATTCGCCGCCCCCGAGAGACAGTATCTAATCTCCTGGGCAAGACGACACGGAAGCACCAGTTCCGACTCGAGGCGTTGACAGGGGAGTTGTTCGAGCCTCTCGAGGCTATGCTTGATGATAAGGAATATCTACTTTCTGGAGGGGGCCCATCAAGCCTAGACTGTCTCGCGGTGGGCTATTTGAGCCTCGCGCTGGTCCCGGATCTGCCCCTCCCATGGCTACGTGATTCGATGCAGCGGAAAGCACCGCGGTTGTCACAATATGTCGAGCGCACACGCCGAGAACTCTACGGAATTGTGGATGTCTCGGACGCCTTCAAGAGCGGTGCAGGCTCATCGCTCCCATGGCAGGCGCCTGAACGGATCAGTATCGGCAGCATTGGAACATCGCTGCTCACTAGCCTCGCGGACTCGACGCCAATTCTCAAGGAGATTCGCATGAACAACCGATTACGTGAGACTGCCGAATCCTCCGAATCCGGGCTATCCGATGTTGAGAGCAAGTCGTTGTCAGCTTATGCGAGCGGGCAGAGGAAAGATACGCTCCTCTCCGTAGCGACCGTGATAGGTGGTGTAGCTGCATTAATCGGTTATATGGTCCACATAGGTGCGATCTCAGCACCCGaaccccagcaacaccaggAACACGAGGAAGAACGTGGAGAGACGCCCGGACCTATGAACGCGAACCAAttccttggtctcggtggCATGAATGCAACAGCATGA
- a CDS encoding uncharacterized protein (COG:S;~EggNog:ENOG410PJRU): MAPIRRYLRISKFSVLECRIYLEDPSDTRWLLDSRDPVMPRIFASIRPLVLPKLREENERLFARKKGKPVKDVIAEDDFEVALFLRESRTRHSLLTRHKNFDEPENKSKRTGYLEGKGGQPDTGILVESDSESELNINAIPQAGSEEEDGPSEGKRTKRKRDESLPESSEHEDKKLRFRTNYEGFNIHGWMLCLLVTRKGDKGKARVEAAEPKRQVLMEEWISTQAQGDLGEE; the protein is encoded by the exons ATGGCTCCAATTCGGCGGTACTTACGCATCAGCAAGTTCTCTGTCCTCGAATGTAGGATTTATTTAGAGGATCCGTCCGACACACGATGGCTGCTCGATAGCCGCGACCCGGTTATGCCGCGCATCTTCGCCTCCATTCGACCCCTAGTCCTTCCGAAGTTGCGAGAAGAGAATGAGAGACTGTTTGCTcggaagaaaggaaagccCGTCAAAGATGTGATCGCTGAAG ACGATTTCGAAGTTGCACTGTTTCTCAGAGAATCGCGCACTCGGCATTCGCTTTTGACGCGGCACAAGAACTTTGACGAGCCAGAGAACAAATCCAAACGAACTGGATACTTAGAGGGAAAAGGTGGACAGCCAGACACTGGCATTTTGGTTGAGAGTGACAGTGAGTCGGAGTTGAACATCAATGCTATCCCGCAAGCAGGttcagaggaagaagatggcccATCAGAGGGCAAACGCACAAAACGGAAGAGAGACGAATCTTTGCCAGAATCATCTGAGCACGAGGACAAGAAACTACGCTTCAGAACGAATTATGAGGGCTTCAACATCCACGGCTGGATGCTCTGCTTGCTCGTCACTCGAAAAGgcgacaagggcaaggcCAGGGTAGAGGCAGCAGAACCTAAGCGCCAGGTCTTGATGGAAGAGTGGATATCCACGCAGGCTCAAGGTGACCTCGGCGAAGAATAA
- the zrfB gene encoding low-affinity Zn(2+) transporter ZRT2 (COG:P;~EggNog:ENOG410PFZ2;~InterPro:IPR004698,IPR003689;~PFAM:PF02535;~TransMembrane:8 (o33-52i64-87o107-126i199-219o225-247i259-280o292-312i333-351o);~go_component: GO:0016020 - membrane [Evidence IEA];~go_component: GO:0016021 - integral component of membrane [Evidence IEA];~go_function: GO:0005385 - zinc ion transmembrane transporter activity [Evidence IEA];~go_function: GO:0046873 - metal ion transmembrane transporter activity [Evidence IEA];~go_process: GO:0030001 - metal ion transport [Evidence IEA];~go_process: GO:0055085 - transmembrane transport [Evidence IEA];~go_process: GO:0071577 - zinc ion transmembrane transport [Evidence IEA]) has product MNPIPYLLRRAEDGPAPACDTSNEYDGRMGVRISSIFVILVGSMFGALFPVFASSFRNSKALRWAFFVAKFFGSGVIIATAFIHLLGPAEEALRNECLTGPITDYSWAEGIILMTVVVLFFVELMVMRYSRFGQNHVHDDAGHGHDHSGETKAVQPASPDVKGGLPGEDHLGHSREHRDLELAEKAAHLEEYMAQLTSVFILEFGIIFHSVFIGLTLAVSGDEFTTLYIVLVFHQTFEGLGLGARLADIPWPRSRRWTPYLLGMGYGISTPIAIAIGLGVRKTYPPEGYTTLVVNGVFDSISAGILIYTALVELMAHEFMFSTSMRKAPIQHVLSAFGLLCLGALLMALLGKWA; this is encoded by the coding sequence ATGAATCCTATTCCTTATCTGCTTCGGCGTGCAGAGGATGGCCCTGCCCCCGCTTGTGACACAAGCAACGAGTATGATGGCCGCATGGGCGTTCGCATCTCGTCTATTTTCGTGATTCTTGTTGGTTCCATGTTTGGCGCCTTATTCCCCGTATTTGCGAGCAGCTTTCGGAATTCAAAAGCCCTACGCTGGGCCTTTTTCGTCGCCAAGTTCTTCGGTTCTGGAGTTATCATTGCCACAGCGTTCATTCACTTGTTGGGTCctgcagaagaagcgctCCGAAATGAGTGTCTCACCGGCCCAATTACCGATTACTCCTGGGCGGAAGGAATTATCCTTATGACGGTTGTGGTTCTGTTCTTCGTTGAGTTAATGGTCATGCGATATTCTCGTTTCGGCCAAAATCACGTTCATGACGATGCCGGTCATGGCCATGATCACTCTGGTGAAACCAAGGCCGTTCAGCCTGCATCACCGGATGTCAAAGGTGGCCTTCCCGGCGAGGATCACCTTGGTCATTCTCGAGAACATCGCGACCTTGAGCTGGCCGAGAAGGCTGCTCATCTCGAAGAATACATGGCTCAGCTGACCTCCGTTTTCATCCTGGAGTTCGGTATAATCTTTCACTCGGTCTTTATCGGTTTGACCTTGGCAGTGTCTGGTGATGAATTCACAACCCTCTACATCGTGCTGGTCTTCCATCAAACATTCGAAGGATTGGGTCTCGGCGCCCGACTAGCTGATATCCCCTGGCCGCGCTCCAGACGATGGACCCCGTACCTCCTCGGCATGGGATACGGAATCTCAACACCCATCGCAATTGCCATTGGTCTCGGTGTCCGCAAGACCTACCCCCCTGAAGGCTACACCACCCTCGTCGTCAATGGAGTCTTCGATTCGATCTCAGCCGGTATCCTGATCTACACTGCCCTTGTCGAGCTGATGGCCCACGAATTCATGTTCAGCACATCGATGCGCAAGGCCCCCATCCAGCACGTGCTTTCCGCGTTCGGTCTTCTGTGTCTGGGTGCCCTTTTGATGGCGCTTCTCGGAAAATGGgcttga
- a CDS encoding uncharacterized protein (BUSCO:EOG09264EGS;~COG:C;~EggNog:ENOG410PPBK;~InterPro:IPR036400,IPR018506,IPR001199;~PFAM:PF00173;~go_function: GO:0020037 - heme binding [Evidence IEA]) produces MGWVGVATVVATTCFILYRHPPASWFPEPTAADPSRPEPASEEKEEKAAPRAARDEETVPSTTPESQPTAPNDEPTEESQTTPKAFASSIPVLDVPSFQLSDDETNNKSPATQKAQQDTTPQIAIPTLEPPSITPSTPSNVMAEPNPNPSPSAQPPVAKDASLMPPPPPPSRLQPPTLQKQHRPQPKNTLSPPAGRLAPPRPSARPSASNTLSPPPSAASSLRVPQGSRPASSMNSLSPTPVTLKPAKKASQRAVLEPGFSPLDWAALTSNPNHKLRGANLPPSLIKVTPSMLKAQNGRKGSDAWTSYQGKVYNISPYLPFHPGGKGELLRGAGKDSGKLFLEVHPWVNWDAILGECCVGILVSENEAVETENQLDAMD; encoded by the coding sequence ATGGGCTGGGTAGGTGTTGCTACGGTCGTTGCGACGACATGCTTCATACTCTATCGACACCCCCCGGCGAGCTGGTTCCCCGAACCAACTGCCGCCGATCCAAGTCGTCCCGAACCCGCCtccgaagagaaagaagagaaagctGCTCCCCGCGCTGCACGAGACGAAGAGACTGTTCCCAGCACCACACCCGAATCGCAACCAACAGCACCAAACGATGAACCCACTGAGGAGTCTCAAACGACCCCGAAAGCATTTGCGTCAAGCATCCCGGTCTTAGACGTCCCCTCCTTCCAACTCAGCGACGACGAAACAAATAATAAGAGCCCCGCCACCCAGAAAGCGCAGCAAGATACAACGCCCCAAATAGCGATTCCAACATTAGAACCTCCGTCAATAACACCATCCACGCCCTCAAATGTCATGGCCGAACCTAACCCGAACCCCAGCCCTTCAGCACAGCCGCCCGTCGCAAAAGACGCCTCCTTAatgccccctccccctcctccctcaagGCTACAACCACCAACACTACAAAAACAACACCGGCCACAGCCGAAAAACACCCTCTCTCCACCCGCTGGCCGGCTCGCTCCTCCCCGACCAAGCGCCAGACCAAGCGCCAGCAACACTCTCAGCCCACCCCCGTCAGCCGCATCGTCCCTCCGAGTACCACAAGGCAGTCGCCCCGCCTCCAGCATGAACTCTCTATCCCCGACACCCGTGACCCTCAAACCAGCCAAAAAGGCTTCACAGCGCGCAGTTCTCGAACCGGGGTTCTCCCCTCTGGACTGGGCAGCGCTCACCTCGAACCCGAACCACAAGCTACGCGGCGCGAATCTTCCACCAAGCTTAATCAAAGTAACGCCCTCGATGCTCAAGGCTCAGAACGGCCGGAAGGGTTCAGATGCATGGACGTCCTACCAGGGGAAGGTCTACAATATCAGCCCTTATCTCCCCTTCCACCCGGGCGGGAAGGGCGAGCTTCTCAGGGGTGCCGGGAAAGATTCGGGAAAATTATTCCTCGAGGTACACCCGTGGGTAAACTGGGATGCGATTCTGGGGGAGTGCTGTGTGGGTATTCTGGTTTCAGAGAatgaggctgttgagacGGAGAATCAACTTGATGCGATGGACTGA